One window from the genome of Phycisphaerales bacterium encodes:
- a CDS encoding squalene/phytoene synthase family protein has translation MAEDQNELERLAELIDADRCDLAESAARCREITARAGSSFGVGIRLTPARCRSAMHAIYAWMRLADDAADASAPAAARAAVLEKLERRTRDAFAGNAGGGIWPSFARAAGAHELEPAWFDSFLQGVRADLDTVELDTEEQLDAYCDRVAGNVGRCCVAIWGVRDAAERDDACQLAGMRGRALQRINIARDLEEDARTGRRYVPSERLNRLGASPTDPRVRDDLLREAMDMLDASTPLDAMVRRDAGPALWAMTRAYRMVARRLGRAGASSSLGGGAKLTIAAGAIGRRVLAAGRLA, from the coding sequence GTGGCGGAAGACCAGAACGAACTCGAACGCCTCGCCGAGCTGATCGACGCCGACCGGTGCGACCTCGCTGAGTCGGCCGCGCGCTGCCGTGAGATTACGGCGCGGGCGGGCTCGAGCTTCGGCGTGGGCATTCGCCTGACGCCCGCTCGCTGCCGAAGTGCCATGCACGCAATCTACGCCTGGATGCGCCTGGCCGACGACGCGGCCGACGCATCCGCACCTGCGGCGGCTCGCGCCGCGGTCCTCGAGAAGCTCGAACGGCGTACGCGCGACGCGTTCGCCGGCAACGCCGGCGGGGGCATCTGGCCGAGCTTCGCGCGCGCTGCCGGGGCGCACGAGCTCGAGCCCGCGTGGTTCGACTCGTTCCTCCAGGGCGTGCGCGCCGATCTGGACACGGTCGAGCTCGACACCGAAGAACAGCTCGACGCCTACTGCGACCGGGTAGCCGGTAACGTCGGCCGCTGCTGCGTGGCGATCTGGGGTGTGCGCGATGCCGCCGAGCGCGACGACGCGTGCCAACTCGCGGGTATGCGTGGCCGCGCCCTGCAACGCATCAACATCGCGCGCGACCTCGAAGAAGACGCGCGCACCGGCCGACGGTACGTGCCGAGCGAGCGTCTCAATCGCCTGGGCGCCTCGCCGACCGACCCGCGCGTCCGCGACGACCTGCTGCGCGAGGCGATGGACATGCTCGATGCCTCGACGCCGCTCGACGCCATGGTCCGCCGCGACGCCGGGCCCGCGCTCTGGGCGATGACCCGGGCCTACCGGATGGTGGCGCGCAGGCTGGGCCGCGCGGGCGCGTCCAGTTCGCTCGGCGGGGGCGCGAAGCTCACGATCGCCGCCGGGGCCATCGGCCGCCGCGTGCTCGCGGCCGGGCGGCTGGCGTAG
- a CDS encoding GC-type dockerin domain-anchored protein: METVVRCASIGRCWAIVAALACVAAMPWASLASQDCEPEWTPNLFLPPGVSSDVRDAVVWDDGRGPALYVAGEFFSAGGTSASMVARWDGQSWESLTSITGSQLTGDEVRALAVFDDGRGPALFAGGDFFRAGGLDASSLARWDGRAWRPVTGPIGEGVNGIVDCLVVHVDDDGPALYVGGQFDRAGGVSASNVARWDGSEWSRLGPGFAAGVDGRVLALESFDDGDGADLYVGGVFTSATGAAGVRSLGRWDGSAWSTVGSAPDSTVAALHATELDGSSVLVIGGSFQQIGGVGASLIAQFDGSDWRPIGDGLEGDEVRAILEFEDQQGRVLFAGGSLERPGSRGEDVGILGWDGSQWTSPEGGVQRSVTTLTEFDGRLFAGGRFEFTSRMARVNNVATWGPGGWRSLGSGLPPSTVFAMAPFDQGDGPVLYVGGSLESVDGQPALQIARWDGSSWLSPLPGFGGPFTPSVRALATFDDGSGEALYAGGRFTSVGNQQAVNNVARWDGRAWSVVGEGLDTDVLAFTVHDDGSGPSLFAGGEFRRSGNEKAQAVAQWTGDRWAPLGPTSAPGIVGVVEALASWGGDLYAGGRFRSAGGVDAVNIARWDGSAWSAVADGLDGQVHALAVFGPPGDESLYAAGEFTFSGTVRLDGVARWDGTQWLSVDGGLNGDANAMIVHDDGDGAALYVAGPFGQVGPPGSRIPAGGLAKWTGDRWEAVATFVDGEVFALADFASGSESALYAGGFFDGIDGVVSSQIARRSSCATVCPADFDGDGSLTLFDFLAFQSAFDLGEPAADFDGDGALTLFDFLAFQSAFAVGCP, encoded by the coding sequence ATGGAGACCGTCGTTCGTTGCGCGTCGATTGGACGTTGCTGGGCCATCGTTGCGGCGTTGGCGTGCGTGGCGGCGATGCCCTGGGCCTCGCTCGCATCACAAGATTGCGAGCCCGAGTGGACGCCCAACCTCTTTCTGCCTCCCGGTGTGAGTTCGGACGTCCGCGATGCCGTGGTGTGGGACGACGGCCGCGGCCCCGCGCTGTACGTAGCGGGCGAGTTCTTCTCGGCGGGGGGCACGTCGGCGTCGATGGTCGCCCGGTGGGACGGCCAGAGCTGGGAGTCGCTGACGAGCATCACGGGCAGCCAGTTGACGGGCGACGAGGTGCGCGCGCTTGCGGTGTTCGACGACGGCCGCGGCCCGGCCTTGTTTGCCGGCGGCGACTTCTTTCGCGCCGGTGGCCTGGACGCCAGCAGCCTGGCCCGGTGGGACGGCCGCGCGTGGCGGCCCGTCACGGGCCCCATCGGTGAGGGCGTAAACGGCATCGTCGATTGCCTCGTGGTGCACGTTGATGATGATGGCCCGGCGTTGTACGTGGGCGGCCAGTTCGACCGTGCGGGCGGTGTTTCGGCATCGAACGTCGCGCGGTGGGACGGCTCGGAATGGTCGCGCCTCGGCCCGGGCTTTGCCGCGGGCGTCGACGGACGCGTGCTGGCGTTGGAGTCGTTCGACGATGGAGACGGCGCCGACCTGTACGTGGGCGGCGTATTTACGTCGGCGACGGGGGCCGCCGGCGTGCGCTCGTTGGGCCGATGGGACGGCTCGGCCTGGTCCACCGTTGGGAGCGCACCGGATAGCACCGTCGCGGCATTGCATGCGACCGAACTCGACGGAAGCAGCGTCCTTGTCATCGGCGGTTCGTTCCAGCAGATCGGCGGGGTCGGTGCATCGCTCATCGCTCAGTTCGACGGGAGCGACTGGCGCCCGATCGGCGACGGATTGGAAGGCGACGAGGTCCGCGCCATCCTGGAATTCGAGGACCAGCAAGGCCGCGTGCTCTTCGCGGGCGGATCGCTGGAACGGCCGGGCTCGCGCGGCGAGGACGTGGGCATCCTTGGCTGGGATGGTTCGCAATGGACGTCGCCGGAGGGTGGCGTGCAGCGGTCCGTCACTACGCTGACCGAGTTCGATGGGCGTCTATTCGCGGGCGGCCGATTCGAGTTCACCAGCCGCATGGCCCGCGTGAACAACGTGGCGACCTGGGGGCCGGGCGGATGGCGCTCGCTCGGCTCTGGGCTCCCACCGAGCACGGTCTTCGCGATGGCTCCGTTCGACCAGGGCGACGGGCCGGTCTTGTACGTGGGCGGGAGCCTCGAGTCGGTCGATGGCCAGCCCGCATTGCAGATCGCGCGATGGGACGGTTCTTCGTGGCTGTCGCCCTTGCCCGGCTTCGGGGGCCCGTTCACGCCGAGCGTCCGGGCACTGGCCACTTTCGACGACGGCAGCGGCGAGGCGCTCTACGCGGGTGGTCGGTTTACGTCGGTGGGCAACCAGCAAGCGGTCAATAACGTCGCGCGCTGGGATGGTCGTGCGTGGAGCGTGGTGGGCGAGGGGCTCGACACGGACGTCTTGGCGTTCACCGTCCACGATGACGGGAGCGGTCCGAGCCTCTTCGCGGGCGGCGAGTTCCGGCGATCGGGCAACGAGAAGGCACAAGCCGTGGCCCAGTGGACCGGCGATCGCTGGGCCCCGCTGGGGCCGACCAGTGCGCCTGGCATTGTCGGCGTGGTCGAAGCGCTCGCATCGTGGGGGGGCGACCTGTACGCCGGCGGACGGTTTCGTTCGGCGGGTGGCGTCGACGCGGTCAACATCGCACGGTGGGACGGCTCGGCCTGGTCGGCGGTTGCCGACGGGCTCGACGGGCAAGTGCATGCGTTGGCGGTGTTCGGGCCTCCCGGCGACGAGTCGCTGTACGCCGCGGGCGAATTCACGTTCTCAGGCACCGTTCGCCTCGACGGCGTGGCACGCTGGGACGGGACGCAGTGGCTCTCGGTCGACGGCGGCCTGAACGGCGACGCGAACGCGATGATCGTGCACGACGACGGCGACGGGGCAGCACTCTACGTTGCTGGCCCGTTCGGCCAGGTTGGGCCTCCGGGGAGCCGGATTCCCGCCGGCGGGCTGGCGAAGTGGACGGGCGATCGCTGGGAGGCGGTCGCGACCTTCGTCGACGGCGAGGTCTTCGCGCTTGCCGACTTTGCGTCGGGCTCGGAGTCGGCGCTCTATGCCGGTGGCTTCTTCGATGGGATCGACGGCGTGGTCTCGTCGCAGATCGCCCGGCGATCGTCGTGCGCCACCGTCTGCCCGGCGGACTTCGACGGTGATGGCTCGCTGACGCTCTTCGACTTCCTGGCGTTCCAGAGCGCGTTCGACCTGGGCGAGCCAGCGGCGGACTTCGACGGCGACGGCGCTCTGACGTTGTTCGATTTCCTGGCGTTCCAGAGTGCATTCGCGGTGGGTTGCCCGTGA
- a CDS encoding M20/M25/M40 family metallo-hydrolase, with protein MIDKVLQKLEQDESQAIERLCDWLRIASISADPEFKAQCQEAAQWAADRLEEAGLNARVLPTGSKDEPGHPCVLAKTPHADSGTGPHVLFYGHYDVQPPDPLDLWETGPFDPIVKKADAKTPADHVVARGASDDKGQVAMFLEALRAWKDESGDAAGGLRVTVLLEGEEESGSENLEKFLEQYESELKGCDFCLISDTGMISRTRPAITYGVRGLAYTQVRLHGPDKDVHSGFWGGRMPNPLNELSKVLAQMWDQNRHVTIDGFYDAVIEATDEERAGWKALDIDVPTMLGNIGLSPEADIGEAGFTSIEREWARPTAEINGMWGGYTGAGAKTVIPAYATAKVSFRLVADQDPDDIVKKFFAWLEARTPPGCRWELEDMHGGHPSSVDPTSKWLATARQAMEKSTGMEVALIKTGGSIPVAGMLKDSLGLDTVFMGFGLDDDRVHSPNEKFELPCFRMGARSHAVLIDLLRSGGA; from the coding sequence TTGATCGACAAGGTTCTCCAGAAGCTCGAGCAAGACGAGTCTCAGGCCATTGAGCGGCTCTGCGATTGGCTGCGAATCGCGAGCATCAGCGCCGATCCCGAGTTCAAGGCCCAATGCCAGGAGGCAGCCCAGTGGGCCGCCGATCGGCTCGAGGAGGCTGGCCTCAACGCCCGCGTGCTGCCCACGGGTTCGAAGGATGAGCCGGGCCACCCGTGCGTGCTAGCCAAGACGCCTCACGCCGACAGCGGCACCGGACCGCACGTGCTCTTCTACGGCCACTACGACGTGCAGCCGCCCGACCCGCTCGACCTGTGGGAGACCGGCCCGTTCGACCCGATCGTGAAGAAGGCCGATGCAAAGACGCCTGCCGACCACGTCGTGGCGCGTGGTGCGAGCGACGACAAGGGCCAGGTCGCCATGTTCCTCGAGGCGCTGCGGGCCTGGAAGGACGAGAGCGGCGACGCTGCCGGCGGCCTCCGCGTGACGGTGTTGCTCGAAGGCGAGGAAGAGTCGGGCTCGGAGAACCTCGAGAAGTTTCTCGAGCAATACGAGTCCGAATTGAAGGGCTGCGACTTCTGTCTCATCAGCGACACCGGCATGATCTCACGCACGCGTCCGGCCATCACCTACGGCGTGCGCGGCTTGGCGTACACGCAGGTCCGCCTGCACGGCCCCGACAAGGACGTGCACAGCGGCTTCTGGGGCGGGCGCATGCCCAACCCGCTGAACGAACTGAGCAAGGTCCTCGCCCAGATGTGGGACCAGAACCGCCACGTCACCATCGACGGCTTTTATGACGCCGTCATCGAAGCGACCGACGAGGAACGGGCCGGCTGGAAGGCGCTCGACATCGACGTGCCGACCATGCTGGGGAACATCGGGCTGTCGCCCGAGGCCGACATCGGCGAGGCAGGATTCACGAGCATCGAGCGTGAGTGGGCGCGCCCGACGGCCGAGATCAACGGCATGTGGGGCGGCTACACCGGTGCGGGCGCCAAGACCGTCATTCCCGCGTACGCGACGGCCAAGGTGAGCTTCAGGCTGGTCGCCGACCAGGATCCCGACGACATCGTCAAGAAGTTCTTCGCATGGCTCGAGGCCCGAACCCCGCCCGGATGTCGCTGGGAACTCGAGGACATGCACGGCGGGCACCCCTCGAGCGTCGACCCGACGTCGAAATGGCTCGCGACGGCCCGGCAAGCGATGGAAAAGTCGACCGGCATGGAGGTGGCGCTGATCAAGACCGGTGGCTCGATTCCCGTCGCGGGCATGCTTAAGGACAGCCTGGGCCTCGACACGGTGTTCATGGGCTTCGGGCTCGACGACGACCGCGTGCACTCACCGAACGAGAAGTTCGAGTTGCCCTGCTTCCGCATGGGGGCGCGCTCGCACGCCGTCTTGATCGATCTGCTCCGGAGCGGCGGGGCGTGA
- a CDS encoding prepilin-type N-terminal cleavage/methylation domain-containing protein, whose protein sequence is MLTRQIAGGTLLRRSSTRRGFTLIELLVVIAIIALLIGILLPALGQARGVARQVKGASNLRSIVQGINVYANEYKDAIVGGPDTSGYDASFDVYNGIAMQTWDWMGPLAFMNGRIGPGDGVRIEGRTRDSEKFRSERFDWYREQVDEYICPANRFQSSPWPSETPFWKTGRMIGYNMSTQFTSSTKPRSQGGTDPRSGQDRGNYKPFLFNVGTLYQKVAVFEGHRYAYRDTRPDFDHEMGTRDGGSGWYGGAFGGVGAVWRESKELDRTVAPGENGRRLHVSNPREYPDMRRIGFRHGTQTDPNQVAATQVLGHLAFFDGHVKLMTDAEAVDPDMWFPTGTRLGDPSFFWRHTLETWPDKALNISRTDPYIVP, encoded by the coding sequence ATGCTCACCAGGCAGATCGCGGGCGGAACGCTTCTTCGTCGATCGTCAACACGCCGGGGCTTCACGCTCATCGAGCTTCTGGTCGTCATCGCGATCATCGCGCTGCTGATCGGCATCCTGCTGCCGGCCCTTGGCCAGGCCCGGGGCGTGGCGAGACAGGTCAAGGGCGCCAGCAACCTGCGCTCGATCGTCCAGGGCATCAACGTCTACGCGAACGAGTACAAGGACGCGATCGTCGGCGGTCCGGATACGAGCGGCTACGACGCCAGCTTCGACGTCTACAACGGCATCGCCATGCAGACCTGGGACTGGATGGGCCCGCTGGCCTTCATGAACGGTCGCATCGGGCCCGGCGACGGCGTCCGGATCGAGGGGCGCACGCGCGACAGCGAGAAGTTCCGTTCGGAGCGCTTCGACTGGTATCGCGAGCAGGTCGACGAGTACATCTGCCCCGCGAATCGATTCCAATCCTCGCCCTGGCCTAGCGAGACACCGTTCTGGAAGACCGGCCGAATGATCGGCTACAACATGAGCACGCAGTTCACGTCGAGTACCAAGCCGCGATCGCAGGGCGGCACCGACCCGCGGTCGGGCCAGGACCGTGGCAACTACAAGCCCTTCCTCTTCAACGTCGGCACGCTCTACCAGAAGGTCGCCGTCTTCGAGGGCCACCGCTACGCGTACCGCGATACGCGCCCCGACTTCGACCACGAGATGGGGACGCGAGACGGCGGCAGTGGCTGGTACGGCGGTGCGTTCGGCGGCGTTGGCGCGGTCTGGCGCGAAAGCAAGGAACTCGACCGCACTGTGGCGCCGGGCGAGAACGGCCGCCGCCTGCACGTGTCGAACCCGCGCGAGTACCCGGACATGCGTCGCATCGGATTCCGCCATGGCACCCAGACCGACCCGAACCAGGTCGCGGCGACGCAGGTGCTGGGTCACCTGGCCTTCTTCGATGGCCACGTCAAGCTCATGACCGACGCCGAGGCCGTCGATCCCGACATGTGGTTCCCCACCGGCACGAGGCTGGGAGATCCGAGCTTCTTCTGGCGGCACACGCTCGAGACCTGGCCCGACAAGGCCCTGAACATCTCTCGCACCGACCCCTACATTGTGCCCTGA
- the hpnE gene encoding hydroxysqualene dehydroxylase HpnE, with the protein MERRAIVVGGGLAGIAAAVMLADNDVAVTLLEARRRLGGRAGSFEDSRTGEVLDNCQHVAMGACRVYVQFLERLGVAHKLAWGTRQTWIEPGGRRSTLRALPLPGALAFAPSLLTARFLSLADKRSLVRASRAAGRVDRTTLADTPFLDWLSVTDPTPRAMTRFWEPLIVSACNLMPEHVSAEVALHVVQGAMLGGPASASIGVPIAPLGQLYEPVPEILEAAGGGAELGARVKSIEPGRVECADGRAFEADAIICALDPSAANRMVTVDGREPYQGVSFSPILGVHVQFDRPVLDVPHAVLVEGGIQWVFAKHGDASLVHGVASAADDWVGLSETETVDRAVADIASYLPAARGAEVRWARPVLERRATFAATPSFQPRRPGAGRLADQGCFIAGDATSTGWPATMEGAVRSGRGAAAAVLLELGTQPTASDTALH; encoded by the coding sequence ATGGAGCGGCGTGCCATCGTCGTCGGTGGGGGGCTCGCCGGCATCGCCGCGGCGGTGATGTTGGCCGACAACGACGTCGCCGTCACGCTGCTCGAAGCTCGCCGCCGCCTGGGTGGCCGCGCCGGGTCGTTCGAGGATTCGCGCACGGGCGAGGTCCTCGACAACTGCCAGCACGTGGCCATGGGAGCCTGCCGCGTCTACGTCCAGTTTCTCGAGCGGCTGGGCGTCGCCCACAAGCTTGCCTGGGGCACGCGACAGACGTGGATCGAGCCGGGCGGGCGGCGCAGCACGCTGCGGGCCTTGCCGCTTCCGGGCGCGCTCGCATTCGCGCCATCGCTGCTCACGGCGAGATTCTTGAGCCTTGCAGACAAGCGCAGCCTGGTGCGCGCCTCGCGAGCCGCCGGACGGGTCGACCGAACGACGCTCGCCGACACGCCGTTCCTCGACTGGTTGTCCGTGACCGATCCGACGCCTCGCGCCATGACGCGTTTCTGGGAGCCGCTGATCGTGAGCGCCTGCAACCTGATGCCCGAGCACGTGAGCGCGGAGGTGGCGCTCCACGTCGTGCAGGGCGCCATGCTCGGCGGCCCGGCTAGCGCCAGCATCGGCGTGCCGATCGCCCCGCTCGGACAGCTGTACGAGCCGGTTCCTGAGATTCTGGAAGCTGCCGGCGGCGGCGCCGAGCTCGGCGCCCGCGTGAAGTCGATCGAGCCAGGACGCGTCGAGTGCGCGGACGGGCGCGCGTTCGAGGCGGACGCAATCATCTGCGCGCTCGATCCATCGGCCGCCAACCGCATGGTGACCGTCGACGGACGCGAGCCCTACCAGGGCGTGTCGTTCAGCCCCATCCTGGGCGTGCACGTGCAATTCGATCGGCCCGTGCTCGACGTGCCGCACGCCGTGCTCGTCGAGGGCGGCATCCAGTGGGTGTTCGCCAAGCACGGCGACGCCAGCCTCGTCCACGGCGTGGCCAGCGCTGCCGATGATTGGGTGGGGCTGAGCGAGACCGAGACCGTGGATCGGGCCGTGGCCGACATCGCGTCCTACCTGCCGGCCGCGCGGGGGGCCGAGGTGCGATGGGCCCGGCCCGTGCTCGAGCGTCGGGCGACGTTCGCGGCGACTCCATCCTTCCAGCCGCGCCGGCCCGGGGCCGGACGCCTGGCCGACCAGGGGTGCTTCATCGCCGGCGATGCCACCTCCACGGGCTGGCCGGCAACGATGGAGGGCGCCGTCCGCAGCGGGCGGGGCGCGGCCGCCGCCGTATTGCTGGAACTGGGCACGCAGCCGACAGCCAGCGACACCGCATTGCATTAG
- a CDS encoding ABC transporter ATP-binding protein yields MPIIETINLTKRYGDLVALDNLNLAIDEGDCFGFIGPNGAGKTTTIKILATLLKPSSGQAQVAGHTIGYQNRLIRPLIGYVPDFMGAYEDMVVTEYLEFFAAAYDIHGKQRRTVVNDVLELTDLTYKATAEVNSLSRGMQQRLSVARVLLHDPKVLLMDEPASGLDPRARIEIRELLKELKRMGKTILISSHILHELAELCNVVGIIEQGKLLYTGTVREALGRARVGQVLHIRVTERSPEAAEVLKKLPGVKKADLVDGDDGVEIHATLDQEGAVAIADVPSILINAGFRLASFTEEAVNLETAFMRLTKGLVQ; encoded by the coding sequence GTGCCGATCATCGAAACCATCAACCTGACCAAGCGCTACGGCGACCTCGTCGCGCTCGACAACCTCAACCTCGCCATCGACGAGGGCGATTGCTTCGGCTTCATCGGCCCCAACGGCGCCGGCAAGACGACGACCATCAAGATCCTCGCCACACTGCTGAAGCCCAGCAGCGGGCAGGCCCAGGTCGCCGGCCACACCATCGGCTACCAGAACCGGCTCATCCGCCCGCTGATCGGTTACGTGCCCGACTTCATGGGCGCGTACGAGGACATGGTCGTCACCGAGTACCTCGAGTTCTTCGCCGCCGCCTACGACATCCACGGCAAGCAGCGCCGCACCGTCGTCAACGACGTGCTCGAGCTCACCGACCTGACCTACAAGGCAACCGCCGAGGTCAACAGCCTGAGCCGCGGCATGCAGCAGCGCCTCAGCGTCGCGCGCGTGCTGCTGCACGATCCCAAGGTCTTGCTCATGGACGAGCCCGCATCGGGCCTGGACCCCCGCGCCCGCATCGAGATCCGCGAGCTCTTGAAGGAACTCAAGCGGATGGGCAAGACCATCCTGATCTCAAGCCACATCCTGCACGAGCTGGCCGAGCTATGCAACGTGGTCGGCATCATCGAGCAGGGCAAGCTGCTCTACACCGGCACCGTGCGGGAGGCCCTGGGCCGCGCCCGCGTCGGGCAGGTGCTGCACATCCGCGTCACCGAACGCTCGCCCGAGGCCGCGGAGGTGCTCAAGAAGCTGCCGGGCGTGAAGAAGGCCGACCTGGTCGACGGCGACGACGGCGTTGAGATCCACGCCACGCTCGACCAGGAGGGCGCCGTCGCCATCGCCGACGTGCCGAGCATCCTGATCAACGCTGGATTCCGCCTGGCAAGCTTCACCGAAGAGGCGGTGAACCTCGAGACGGCGTTCATGCGGCTGACGAAGGGGTTGGTCCAGTAG
- a CDS encoding squalene/phytoene synthase family protein, whose amino-acid sequence MARLDPTKPPIEMLADFGPGCRPVPDSEARRYAVAFARRASENFVVLGRLLPADLVEDFAAVYAFCRWADDLGDERDPALAQDAPEHAVRDRALELLGWFRSELEREDPSHPVLVALRPTIERHRLPKREFGKLISAFEMDQRVRRYETWDALLGYCELSANPVGRIVLMLAGLRPPEEDDSSASAWRQSDAICTALQLTNHVQDVRRDLLERDRVYLPSAETGFDADTLRAWTRTPDDASARIQYIKAVRPLVERTGALYRGGSDLPGLVGGRLGSLIGMMAMGGRATLHRIEAEGCATLWKRPRVGASARAWIALCGLASLYSPTWRKTRTNSNASPS is encoded by the coding sequence GTGGCCCGCCTCGATCCCACCAAGCCGCCCATCGAGATGCTGGCCGACTTCGGCCCTGGTTGTCGGCCGGTGCCCGATTCCGAAGCGCGCCGCTACGCGGTCGCCTTTGCCCGCCGGGCCAGCGAAAACTTCGTCGTGCTCGGGCGATTGCTGCCGGCAGATCTCGTCGAAGACTTCGCCGCCGTGTACGCCTTCTGCCGCTGGGCCGACGACCTGGGCGACGAAAGGGATCCCGCACTGGCCCAGGATGCTCCCGAACATGCCGTCCGCGACCGGGCGCTCGAATTGCTCGGCTGGTTCCGGAGCGAACTCGAGCGAGAAGATCCGTCGCACCCGGTGCTCGTAGCGCTCAGGCCCACCATCGAGCGTCACCGCCTACCCAAACGCGAGTTCGGAAAGCTCATCTCCGCCTTCGAGATGGACCAGCGCGTGCGTCGATACGAGACCTGGGACGCGCTCCTGGGCTACTGCGAACTGAGCGCCAACCCGGTGGGCCGCATCGTGCTGATGCTCGCCGGGCTTCGCCCCCCGGAAGAGGATGACTCGAGCGCCTCAGCCTGGCGCCAGAGCGACGCGATCTGCACGGCCCTGCAACTGACCAACCACGTCCAGGACGTCCGACGAGACCTGCTGGAGCGAGATCGGGTCTACTTGCCGAGCGCGGAGACCGGATTCGACGCCGACACGCTGCGTGCGTGGACTCGAACGCCCGACGATGCCTCGGCGAGGATTCAATACATCAAGGCTGTGAGACCGCTCGTTGAACGCACCGGCGCGCTGTATCGCGGAGGGTCGGATCTTCCCGGCTTGGTCGGCGGGAGGCTGGGATCCCTGATCGGGATGATGGCGATGGGAGGACGGGCAACGCTGCATCGGATCGAAGCCGAAGGATGTGCGACCCTGTGGAAGCGGCCTCGCGTCGGTGCTTCGGCCCGGGCGTGGATCGCGTTGTGCGGCCTTGCCTCGCTATATTCTCCTACGTGGCGGAAGACCAGAACGAACTCGAACGCCTCGCCGAGCTGA